The window TGAGTCAGCCCAAAAGATAAGTTGACAGATATCTGATTTTTTTCTGAACTGCCTCTTCTGGTGGTTACTAAAATCACACCATTCGCACCCCGCACACCAAATACGGCAGTAGACGAAGCATCTTTCAATACGGTAATAGTCTCAATTTCATTGGGATCCATCTGAAAAAAAGATCGCTCCACTCCATCCACCAGTATCAAAGGCTTTGAGGCCTCGGAAGTAAGAGATCCAGTACCTCTCACGAATATCTCCGGATCATCGGCTCCTGGCTGTCCCGAATACTGAATAGTTGATATACCTGTCACGGAACCTGCCAAAGCATTAGCGACACTCCCACTGGGCGATTTCAATAAATCTTTTGTTCCAATGGATGACACAGCACCTGTCAACGTCACCTTACTTTGCACACCATAGGCAACTACTTGTACCTCGTCGAGCATTTGCGTATCCTCACTCATGTAAATAAGATTATCAACGCCTTCTTTCAGTGTTATTTCTTGGGTATTGTAGCCAATATACGATACCTCCACTGTCACCTCGCGGGTTGCCTGTTGCAATGTCAGCAAGAAGTTGCCGTCAACATCGGTAACCGTACCTGTGGTCATGTTTTTCACCTTCACTGTAGCACCTATCAAAGGCTCGCTCGTGTTAGCGTCCAATACACGACCTTTAAATACTGGAGTAGTTTCATTATTAGCATGGGTCATCGGGAATATCCAGACCAATGCGAAGATTATTAATAACAGTCTCGATTTTATCATGATACTTTTCATCATTTATTTTTAATGTCAATTGCAATGCAGTACTGCGATACTTGTCCCTGATTACCTGCGACCAATTTACCGTCTATATACAAAACAGGCTGGAAATCATTGTCTTGCCAATAACTACCTCCCACAAAGAACACGTCTTTCCATCCCAACTTGTTGAGAAGCCACGCAGCCTGCGGAATACTCATCCCATGCGAGATTACCGCCATACCAATCTTATTATCGTAGGTGAGCCCAATGAAAGATCTTGATCTATCCACGCCATTCCATGCTTCTCCCATAGCAATCTCCCATCCGGTTCCATCATTTATATACATATCCCAACGTGTCATCAGATAGCCATCACGTACAATCCAGGGCTTTCCATACACTGCCGATGTCACATCCCAGGCCTCACCCGATTCAATATATCCGTCGCCCACATAATCTGTGTTAAATGGCAACTTAACCATCCTTCCGTTATAAAGAGCCGCATTCGAGAAAGATATCTTGCCTTCGGGAGTGAAACCAAGTGTAGATCTCCATGGTGCCCCATCCGAAGTCCAATTGTTAATCACATTTCCTTCATGATAAATTACAGTCGCATCCGAAGCCGATAATCCACTCATAGCGACAACACCCTCACTACCGTTCACAACAATCCTCTTACTCGGGTTGGTAACAAGCGAAGCAGTAGCTTTATTGATATCAATGGTTGCGTAGGTGAAATTAATTCCACTTACACTCTTCAAAAGTCTGTCTGGCTTCCAGTCGCCCACGTATGCCATATACTCATCCAACATATACTCAGGCACATCCCAGCTCCATGGAGTTTCGGGAGCATTATTTTCAACGGGGAAGTTCACGACGCTCGTCGCCTGATACAGATTTATATACTCAGCCAGTTCACCCTTCAATATGTTTCCGGTTATATCCGCAAATCCATATTTCTTCGGGTCATCCATTACCTTCGATAAATTCAGTACCACCTTATATACCCGATCCTTCTCTCCCATTTTGATGTTGAGTTCCTGAGGAACACCCTGTGAAAAATCAAAGAACAGATCCCCTTCAACCACGGCACCTTCCATCAGCGAACCTTCTTCAAAGAAAAGTTTAATTCCACCCAGATCCATCTTGTTCTTATCGAATGTGATGATTACTTCTTTTGTGGAATTTTGCACCGTTACATCTCCTAAACCAATTCCCTCCACGCCGATTTTCGATCCATCAATAATCGGAAATGCGCGTGAAGTAATCTCAAACCAATACTTGATTATTCTGTTGTCGGGAGCTCTGAAGTTAACGACCGGATAGTTGCTTATATCAAAACTATCCACATCGGTAGGGAAAATAACGCTATAACCCTCATTCAAGTCGACTTTCAATTTGGCTGAAGAAAAATTCTCCGCATTTTCATACGACAACAATAGATTCTTATCATCTAAGAATTGAGCTTCCACGAGCTCTCCATCCACTTCGACCTTTATAGATGAAAAGGGAATGCTCTCAACAACATCCTCATCATTTTCGGTACAAGCGTAGAAAACACCCGCCAAACAAGTAGTTAAAAAAATAATAAATTTAAATCCGTTTTTCATAATATAAAAAAATAAAAAGACATCTGATTACGATACTTCAAAGAAATCCATCTTTTTCAGATAAAAGGTTTAAATTATCCCAAAAAACTTCTTCAAGCATCCAATTTTAACTAACTCATAGTTCATGTTCCCCCCTAAGTTCAACTTAGAAGTGCAACATCCACGTGTTGTTTTTTGAAATGATTCTTCACAACAATCATGAAAAACACCGCGGGGGTTTGCCTAACGGCCGGGGGCGCGCAAGCCCCCGAAGAGAGTCGGACAGCAACATAAAAGAAAAAGGAGACCGAAGTCTCCCTAAAATTAACTATTATGTTGCTTATGAAAAAATACAAACAGTTAACTTCAGAACAAAGGTACGCGATTTATTTAGGTTTAGAAAACGGTGACACCCAGCGGACGATCGCGAGCTTGATAGGTGTCAGTCCTTCAGCGGTGTCCAGGGAGTTGCAGCGCAACAAGGACAAGCGCGGGGGCTACTCGTGGCGACTGGCCCACGAGATGGCGATGGAGAGAAGGGAACGCCTGCCCGGCAACCGGGCCACCCCGGAATGGATCAAACAAAAGGTGATCCGGCTCGTGCGCAAGGACTGGTCGCCCGGGCAAATCAGCGGACACCTGAGAAAGAAGGAGAATATCCGGGTCTCCCACGAGACCATCTACAAGTGGATCCGGGAGGACAAGAAGGCCGGGGGCGACCTTTACAAGCATTGCCGTCACAGGCTCAAGCACCGCAAGAGACCGGTGGGCTCCGTTAGAGGCATCCCCAACCGCAGGAGCATCCGGGAAAGGCCCGTGGAGGCCGACGGGAAGCGCTTCGGCGACTTCGAGATGGACACGATGATAGGGGCCGACCAGTCGGAGGCGATACTGACGGTGACGGAAAGGAAGACGAACCTCGTGATGATCGGGGAACTGCCCCGCGGAAGGGACTCGAAAGGGTTGGCCAAGGTGCTGTGCCGCATGTTGCTACCCTACAAGGACGTGATAAGGACGATCACCACGGACAACGGCTTGGAGTTCGCGGCGCACGAACGGATCACGGAGATGCTGGAAGCCCCGGTGTACTTCACCGACCCCTATTCGGCATGGCAAAAAGGATCGATCGAAAACGCGAACAAGCTCATCCGGCAATACATCCCCAAGGAGGCGTCCTTCAAGGACTATCCACCCGACAGATTGAAGCGGATACAGCACAGGCTGAATGAAAGACCGAGGAAAAAATTGGACTTTAACACACCCAAAGTTGAGTTTTACAAACAATTAATGTAAATTGCACTTGCTGCTTGACTCTGCCCTTGACTTATAAAATGGTTTTTTAATTCCAAATTTTTGATATATTTGCTAATTGAAATCACTGTTGTCCGATAAAACTTTTTTCTGAAGAAGTACGAGGGCAAATCTGAGTTTGCCCATCGTACTAATAATTGTAGCTTTGTATTTAGCACAAAACAAGACTACAATGAACAAAAGTACTTATTTTTTCGGACAATCGGTTTTCGGACAGCTCATATCTATGATAGATTCAGGAATCATCGCTCGAAACAGCAAACGCCACAAGGCTGATCATTACGTGAAACGTTTCATGGCCAAGGATCACCTCATAAGCATGTTATTTTGTGTTTTCGCCAAATGCTCCTCCCTGCGAGAGGTGGCGGGCGCAATGCTCGGTCTTTCAGGCAAGACCAGGCATTTCCAACTCGGCCACATACCCTACAGGAGCACATTGTCGGACGCCAACAAGCGCCGGAGTGTTGATTTCTTCTCGGGCGTGTATCACGATTTGCTCCGCGAGTATCAACACGTGATCTCGGACACCCGGTTCAAGGCCGTGTTGAACAAGCAGGTCGAGATCTTCGACAGCACGGTCATCAGCTTGTTTCAGGACATCCTGAAGTGCGTCGGCAGAACACCCTCTAACGGTAAACGCAAAGGGGGGATCAAGGTGCACACCGTCATCAATGTGGACGAGCCCGTTCCCAAGATGGTATGGTTCACGTCCGCCGCCACGCACGACCACGCGCTGTTGAAGAAACTCAGCCCCGACGACAACACCATTTACGTCTTCGACAAGGGATACAACGACTACAAGGCCTTCAAGCTGTTCGGTAAGAAGGGGGCCGGCTTCGTCACCCGCATCAAGGACGACGCCGTTTACAAGGTGGAACAAGAGCTTCACGTTGAAGAATGTATTCATAGCGGCGTGCTGGAGGACACCATCATAGAGGTGACCGTCAAGGAGGACGATGGGCAGGGCAAGCTGATGTTGCGCAAGGTGGTGTTCTACGACAGGGTGTTGAAACGCAAGTTCGAGTTCCTCACCAACCTGTTCGACCTTCGTCCCGACATGATAGCCGCCCTTTACAAGATTAGATGGCAAATTGAATTGCTGTTCAGGCAGTTAAAAGGTAACTTCCCCTTGAAGTACTTCCTCGGGGACAACGAGAACGCGATAAAAACACAGATATATTGCGCCTTGATCGTGAACCTCTTGCTCACGGTTGTTCAAAAGCGGTTGAAACGGCGCTGGGCATTCTCGAACCTGGTATCATTTTGCAGGATACACCTGTTCAATTACTTGCATTTGATGAGATTTTTAGAAAATCCGGAACGAGACTGGCAACGGGATGACAAGAATTTAGGGATGCTCACCCTTTTCAGGGGGGCTTACTTTTGAGAATAATAGAAAACTAAAAAAACATGTCTGATAATATGACGGTTGGAAGTCAAGCAAAATTAAAATCAGTTTTTATCGGACGGCAATGATTTGAAATAGTGATACTGATGCAACGCACAAGTTTACACAGTTATTTACATGAATCCAATAGACTTTCGTAAAACAGTTGCACAGGGATAAGAAGGCACCGACACTACTCCATGACAACCGAAAACATTTGCATTCAAAAGTATAGACATTCAGACAGGGAGCAGATCCTGAAGGTGTGGGAGAGGTCGGTTGCGGCCACTCACCATTTTCTGGATCCTGGTGACTTTGAGGAGATCAGAAAGCTCGTACATGGAATAGATTTCGATCAGTTTGAGGTATATTGCCTGAAAGAGGACAAGGAGGTGGTGGGTTTTATCGGTCTTGCAGACAGGAAGATCGAGATGCTCTTTCTCTCGCCCGACCATTTCGGGAAGGGATTTGGCAGGAAGCTGGTAGAGTTTGCAGTATCTGCCCATCAGACCGACAGCGTGGATGTGAACGAGCAAAACAGAGATGCAGTGGAATTCTATGAAAAGCTCGGCTTCATGGCTTACGAGCGGAGAGAGACGGATGATCTGGGGTTTGAGTATCCCCTACTAAGAATGAGCCTGGACAGGGTGTAGAGAGTTATAGTCTCGACACAAAAGGAAGAGCGGGATTCCCGGTTTATGATCCGGGTCTCCCGCTCGATATCTTTATTATGGAACCGTTTACAAAGGTCGAGGTCCCATTTTTAATTTCAATTTGCCTCCCGAAACGATCTCCTTGAAGGGAATGAAAACAGAATCCTGCAAATTGCCGTTCAGTGATATCGATTGAACGTAGACATTCTCCTTTGAATTGTTTATCGTCTCGATCACAAATGATCCGCCACCGTAATAACTGTCGCTCAACGCAATCTCGATCTTGTCGAAGATCGGGCTACCGATCTGCAGTTGAGGTTCCTTCTCGGTCAACCCCTTCACATCGAACAGCCCAATTGCCGACATCACATACCATGCACCCAGCTGGCCCTGGTCCTCATCCTGGCCATAACCGTATCCATGCTCGCCGGTGACCCCGTAGAACTCGTCGCAGATGAGACGGGTCCATTTCTGGGTCAGGTGGGGCTTGCCGGAGAAGTTGAAGAGCCACGAAATGTGCAGGCTGGGCTGGTTTCCGTGATTGTATGGGCTTGAAAGTCCCGAGAATGCATTCAGGGTCTTTCCTCCACCAAAGATCGATTTTCTTGCTTCGGTGAAAATCGAATCGAGGCGGTGGTTGAAGAGGTCGCGACCCACCCGGTCGATCAGACTTGTCGGATCATGGGGCACAAAGAAGGTGTACTGCACCGCATTACCCTCTTGAAAACCTCTCCACGATTCCAGCGGGTTGAAATTATGGATAAAGCTGCCATCCTCCAACCGTGGACGAATCAGTTTAAGCGTATCGTCAAAGAGAAGTTCCCAACCGCCGGAAAGCTTCATCAGGCGTTCATAATCTTCGGTATGTCCGAGCGAGCTGGCCAATTGAGCTGCAGCATATGCACTGAACGAATACTCTAGGGTGTGCGAGGCCGAGAACATCGATCCGCCCTCGTGTGTTCCGAAAAAGTGACTGTTTTCGTAGGGCACATACCCTTTGTCGATAAACTTCTTGACATCCATCTTGCCGGCACCCTCGGGACGGTTCTCCCATCCCAGCTCGTTTTTCAGCACCGCGCGGTAAACCTCCTCCACATCGTAGTTGCGAATGCCGCAATTGTAGGCACCTGCCAGGGCAATGCTCACCATGTTGGTTCCCACGCCCGAAACATAACGGCTGGCAGCAATGCCGTCGCCCAACCATCCGGCATCCTTGAAGACCAGCAGCTGGCTGTTTACGAAGTCGTTGTAATATTCAGGGTAGGCAATGGCCCAAAGCGGTGTCAGGTTCCAGTAGGCACCCCATACCGCATCGGTATTGTAGTGGTTGTGCTCGGGCAGACCTTCGCTATTGAGTGGAATCTGTCCCACAGTCCCGTCGTTCTTCGGATAGGCACCGTTCACGTCGCTGGCCAGTCCCCTTCCCAGGAGTGCATGATAGAGGCCGGTGTAGAACTTGACCTTGTCGGCATCACTGCCGCCGGTAACACGAATCCTTCCCAGGTAGTGGTTCCACTTCTCTACTGCCGACTGCCTGGCTTCGTCGAAACCCAGGTCGTTCGCCTCCCGCTCGAAGTTCAAACGGGCATTGTCGATAGAGGTATAGGAGAGTCCTGTCCTGACATTGATCTGTTCGCCCTCCTTGGTGTTGAAATTGAGGCAGAGCATGGCACCGGGTCCACTGATCTCGTTGCCGGGGAGAATCTCTCCTCCCTGGTAGAAGACGTTTACCGTCTCGGCAGCACGATCCAGTTTGGCGTAGAAATACATCGAAACGGTAGCACCGGCCTGATACTTCTTCACGTACTCCGGTTCGGTGACCACATACCCTTCAACAGTGAACTCATCCACCTGCTTGACGTAGGCATCGCGAACGGCACCACTCTCACCCTGGCGGTTTCCTATATTGAATAGAATATGCGCATCGGAGGTTTCAGGAAAGGTGTAGCGTTGAAAACCGACTCGAGGGGTTGCGGTAAGTTCTACCTTGACCTGATAATCCTTCAGAATAACGGAGTAGAACCCGGGCATGGCCACCTCGTCGCTCTTCTCGAACCGTGAGCGGAAGCCGCCGTCGGGATTCTCCAACAGGCCGGGCTGGTTCTTGACCTCACCGGTAACCGGCATCAGTGAAACCCCGCCGATCTGGAATTCGTGGAAAAAGGGAAATCCATCGATGGAGGTATGGGCATCTTCATATCCGACAGCCTCCCACCCTTGCTCGTTACCGTAAGTACCGTCGGTAGAGGGCCCCAGTTTGGCCATACCAAAAGGTTGTGCGGCAGGTGTATAGAAAAACCATCGGCTATGATCAGACCCTATATTGGGGTTTACATGCGCCACGAAATTCCGTGCCGCCGGTGGGTTGCAGGCGGTAAGCAATGCCGCCGCAAGCGATAATAACAGTAATCTTGATTTCACGTTCCAGTAATTTATATATAGTTAAATCTCACCTTTTATCATTGCTGCACGGGCGTAAAACTCCGGTATGCAGGAGGCGTCCAGCAGCCATTTGGGTTTGAGCTTCTCATCCGAACGGCCTGTCCAGTCGTGATAGAAGAGGCCCGAATTGTCCCGGGCATGCTCCCAGGCATAGTCCAGTCCCTCGATGATGGCATCCACATATTTCCGGTCGCCAGTCACGTTAAAGAGTTCATGGTAGCCCCTGAACAGCACCAGATTGAACCAGGGCAAGTCGTTAATATAGGGTGTCCCCTCATCGGTACGCTTTACGAAGAAGCTGTAACTCCCCTCCGCCAGGAAGTTGGCGTTATCCAGATAGCTCTGCTCGCCGGTTGCCCTGTAGAGCGACACGGCAGCCTGAAGCAGGGTGCCGGTGTTATAGGTATAGAGGTCGGGATGTATCTTGCCCTCCTTGGTCAGCCAAGAGTTCCATACTATACCCCTCTCGGGATCCTTGAGGTATTTATCCATCCAGAAATAGAACTTCTTTCCCGTCTCCAGGTAGTAACTGTCGCCCGTGGCCTCGTATAGCTTCAACGCCAATACCATCGCCTTGCCGTTGGAGCAGGCGGGTTTCTGGTCCCTTACACCCTCAAGCCACGATACACCACCCTCATACTCGTCGTCCCAACCGCTCAGGATGAAACTCATCACCTGTTTTGCCTTCTCCAGGCAGCCTTCGTTGCGCGTCACCATGTAGGAGTCGACATAATCGATCCCCACCAGTCCGTTGTCATCGTAGTAACGGTCTACTTTCCCGAACCGTACTGGATAGGCCTGATAGCCAAACGGCATCCTGATGTTGTCATAGTATTGCTCAACGGCCATTGCCATCGAATCGAGGTAAGGAGCATACTTCTCTCCATCCAGCGCAGCGAGGCATATGGCGGACGAGAAGAGCCCGCTCATGGGCCAGAGGTAGGATACCTCCTGTGCCTGCCGTGTGGAGTCGTTGAAGTAGGTGAGATCGGGCCGGTAACTGTTCGGATAGTACTCCGAGAAGAGGCCATAGTCGGGAACACGGTAAAGCTCCCAGACCAGTTCGAACATCTCCCCTGCCCTGTCGAGATAGGGTCTCTCTTTCTGGCTGACCACACAGGAGGAGAACAGCAGCAGGAAACATATCGGTTTCACCATTGCAAAAAGTCTGATACCCATATTGCTCATTTTTTCACCGATTCACCTTTGTATATAGCGATAAGCGAGAGCGACTCCAGTGCGGCGGCCTGCATGAGCAGCTGCTCTGCCCGCTTGGGAGTAGTCCCGGTCCAGTCCTCGTAGAAGAGACCGTTGGAGAATCGTGCATTCTTCCACGCATAGTCGAGGTAGTTCACAAATGTATTGATGTAGCTGCCTGCATTGGCATGATAAGGGAGGATATCGATATATGAGCGGATCAGCTTGGTGGTAAACCAGGGATCATGGTCGGGATACGCCAGGGCCAGTTTCCCGCGGGGACGGGCAAAATAGCTGTAGGATCCCCGGGCCGATTCCGTGGCCTTGTCGAGATAGACCTGTTCGCCGGTCAGTTTAAAGAGCTGAACCCCGTTGGAGATCATCACACCCGTATTGTAGGTCCACTTGGTCTTGTTGATCGATCCGCTCGGCTTGATATCGTTCCAGTAGCAACCATCATCCGGATCGCGCAGGTTGGTGTTGATCCAGCTGTAGAGACGCTTGGCAAAAGCGAGCACTGCTGCTTTCTCACCATCGGTGCAGATGGTGTAATACTGCAGCAGGAAGTGGGTGGCATATCCGTTGGAACAGGTGGGTTTATTGGAATTTTCGTTTCCCGGGATATTCTTCTCATCCTCATTCCACCACAACCCTCCGCCGAGCAGCTGGTCCTCGCCCGATTGCAGGAAGGCGACGATATCCTTCGCCCTGGAGCGATACGACTCGTTGCCAGTGAGCCTGTAGGCCTCAACCAGGTTGATTCCAACAATGGAGTTGTCGTCATAAAAGCGGGTTCCTCCACCCTTGGTGCCGTCGGTAGAGGAGCCAAATCCTCCAATATTATTGCCGTTGGCCGAAGTACGGTAGTAGAGATCGAACCGGTTGACAAAACTGCTGTAGTCGACATTGTAACCCAGTTTGTGCAACAGGGTTACACCCGAGACAAGGCCGTCGTAAGGCCAGAGATAGGATGCGGGATTGTCACCTGCTTTCTTGGGATAGTTCTCGTTGTATAAACCGGCTGTAGCACCGTTGTTTACCCGGTAGTAGAGGTTGATCAGATCAAAAAGTTCCCTGGCCCGTTCATGATAGAGGAGTTCCTTGTCGGGCTCCTCCGGTTTAACGGGATCTGGAGGAGTGAACTCCTCCAGATCTTTTCCCCCGCA of the Petrimonas mucosa genome contains:
- a CDS encoding IS4 family transposase, whose product is MNKSTYFFGQSVFGQLISMIDSGIIARNSKRHKADHYVKRFMAKDHLISMLFCVFAKCSSLREVAGAMLGLSGKTRHFQLGHIPYRSTLSDANKRRSVDFFSGVYHDLLREYQHVISDTRFKAVLNKQVEIFDSTVISLFQDILKCVGRTPSNGKRKGGIKVHTVINVDEPVPKMVWFTSAATHDHALLKKLSPDDNTIYVFDKGYNDYKAFKLFGKKGAGFVTRIKDDAVYKVEQELHVEECIHSGVLEDTIIEVTVKEDDGQGKLMLRKVVFYDRVLKRKFEFLTNLFDLRPDMIAALYKIRWQIELLFRQLKGNFPLKYFLGDNENAIKTQIYCALIVNLLLTVVQKRLKRRWAFSNLVSFCRIHLFNYLHLMRFLENPERDWQRDDKNLGMLTLFRGAYF
- a CDS encoding IS30 family transposase; amino-acid sequence: MKKYKQLTSEQRYAIYLGLENGDTQRTIASLIGVSPSAVSRELQRNKDKRGGYSWRLAHEMAMERRERLPGNRATPEWIKQKVIRLVRKDWSPGQISGHLRKKENIRVSHETIYKWIREDKKAGGDLYKHCRHRLKHRKRPVGSVRGIPNRRSIRERPVEADGKRFGDFEMDTMIGADQSEAILTVTERKTNLVMIGELPRGRDSKGLAKVLCRMLLPYKDVIRTITTDNGLEFAAHERITEMLEAPVYFTDPYSAWQKGSIENANKLIRQYIPKEASFKDYPPDRLKRIQHRLNERPRKKLDFNTPKVEFYKQLM
- a CDS encoding phosphodiester glycosidase family protein, which gives rise to MKNGFKFIIFLTTCLAGVFYACTENDEDVVESIPFSSIKVEVDGELVEAQFLDDKNLLLSYENAENFSSAKLKVDLNEGYSVIFPTDVDSFDISNYPVVNFRAPDNRIIKYWFEITSRAFPIIDGSKIGVEGIGLGDVTVQNSTKEVIITFDKNKMDLGGIKLFFEEGSLMEGAVVEGDLFFDFSQGVPQELNIKMGEKDRVYKVVLNLSKVMDDPKKYGFADITGNILKGELAEYINLYQATSVVNFPVENNAPETPWSWDVPEYMLDEYMAYVGDWKPDRLLKSVSGINFTYATIDINKATASLVTNPSKRIVVNGSEGVVAMSGLSASDATVIYHEGNVINNWTSDGAPWRSTLGFTPEGKISFSNAALYNGRMVKLPFNTDYVGDGYIESGEAWDVTSAVYGKPWIVRDGYLMTRWDMYINDGTGWEIAMGEAWNGVDRSRSFIGLTYDNKIGMAVISHGMSIPQAAWLLNKLGWKDVFFVGGSYWQDNDFQPVLYIDGKLVAGNQGQVSQYCIAIDIKNK
- a CDS encoding GNAT family N-acetyltransferase; this encodes MTTENICIQKYRHSDREQILKVWERSVAATHHFLDPGDFEEIRKLVHGIDFDQFEVYCLKEDKEVVGFIGLADRKIEMLFLSPDHFGKGFGRKLVEFAVSAHQTDSVDVNEQNRDAVEFYEKLGFMAYERRETDDLGFEYPLLRMSLDRV
- a CDS encoding glycoside hydrolase family 76 protein, which gives rise to MGIRLFAMVKPICFLLLFSSCVVSQKERPYLDRAGEMFELVWELYRVPDYGLFSEYYPNSYRPDLTYFNDSTRQAQEVSYLWPMSGLFSSAICLAALDGEKYAPYLDSMAMAVEQYYDNIRMPFGYQAYPVRFGKVDRYYDDNGLVGIDYVDSYMVTRNEGCLEKAKQVMSFILSGWDDEYEGGVSWLEGVRDQKPACSNGKAMVLALKLYEATGDSYYLETGKKFYFWMDKYLKDPERGIVWNSWLTKEGKIHPDLYTYNTGTLLQAAVSLYRATGEQSYLDNANFLAEGSYSFFVKRTDEGTPYINDLPWFNLVLFRGYHELFNVTGDRKYVDAIIEGLDYAWEHARDNSGLFYHDWTGRSDEKLKPKWLLDASCIPEFYARAAMIKGEI
- a CDS encoding GH92 family glycosyl hydrolase, whose translation is MKSRLLLLSLAAALLTACNPPAARNFVAHVNPNIGSDHSRWFFYTPAAQPFGMAKLGPSTDGTYGNEQGWEAVGYEDAHTSIDGFPFFHEFQIGGVSLMPVTGEVKNQPGLLENPDGGFRSRFEKSDEVAMPGFYSVILKDYQVKVELTATPRVGFQRYTFPETSDAHILFNIGNRQGESGAVRDAYVKQVDEFTVEGYVVTEPEYVKKYQAGATVSMYFYAKLDRAAETVNVFYQGGEILPGNEISGPGAMLCLNFNTKEGEQINVRTGLSYTSIDNARLNFEREANDLGFDEARQSAVEKWNHYLGRIRVTGGSDADKVKFYTGLYHALLGRGLASDVNGAYPKNDGTVGQIPLNSEGLPEHNHYNTDAVWGAYWNLTPLWAIAYPEYYNDFVNSQLLVFKDAGWLGDGIAASRYVSGVGTNMVSIALAGAYNCGIRNYDVEEVYRAVLKNELGWENRPEGAGKMDVKKFIDKGYVPYENSHFFGTHEGGSMFSASHTLEYSFSAYAAAQLASSLGHTEDYERLMKLSGGWELLFDDTLKLIRPRLEDGSFIHNFNPLESWRGFQEGNAVQYTFFVPHDPTSLIDRVGRDLFNHRLDSIFTEARKSIFGGGKTLNAFSGLSSPYNHGNQPSLHISWLFNFSGKPHLTQKWTRLICDEFYGVTGEHGYGYGQDEDQGQLGAWYVMSAIGLFDVKGLTEKEPQLQIGSPIFDKIEIALSDSYYGGGSFVIETINNSKENVYVQSISLNGNLQDSVFIPFKEIVSGGKLKLKMGPRPL
- a CDS encoding glycoside hydrolase family 76 protein, whose protein sequence is MKLRYLFLLYITPLILACGGKDLEEFTPPDPVKPEEPDKELLYHERARELFDLINLYYRVNNGATAGLYNENYPKKAGDNPASYLWPYDGLVSGVTLLHKLGYNVDYSSFVNRFDLYYRTSANGNNIGGFGSSTDGTKGGGTRFYDDNSIVGINLVEAYRLTGNESYRSRAKDIVAFLQSGEDQLLGGGLWWNEDEKNIPGNENSNKPTCSNGYATHFLLQYYTICTDGEKAAVLAFAKRLYSWINTNLRDPDDGCYWNDIKPSGSINKTKWTYNTGVMISNGVQLFKLTGEQVYLDKATESARGSYSYFARPRGKLALAYPDHDPWFTTKLIRSYIDILPYHANAGSYINTFVNYLDYAWKNARFSNGLFYEDWTGTTPKRAEQLLMQAAALESLSLIAIYKGESVKK